The genomic stretch AGCTTTTTTGTAAAAGCTCACTCACTCCCTCCCTCCTTCACACAAaggaaaactctcttctcagTTCTCTGGGAGTTATCCATCCGAGTTTAATGAATAGAAATGAAGATGTTTCTACCTCACCTAGCTCTTCTCCTACTCTTAAcagccgccaccaccgccgctcCGACCTCATCACAGACCGATAAACTCGCCCTCCTCTCATTCAAAAAGATGATCCAACAAGACCCCGACGGCGCCCTCTCCGACTGGCAGCGCACCAGAGACCCATGCACATTCCACGGCGTCACCTGCAACGATCACCGCCGCGTCACCGCCCTCGATCTCGCCCAGTCCAATCTCGTAGGCCAAATCTCCTTCTCTCCGCTTTCCTCACTCGACATGCTCCTCTCCCTCAACCTCTCCGCCAACTCCTTCGTCGTCAACGCCAACTCTTCTCTCCTCCAAATTCCATATTCCGTCAAGGAGCTCGAGCTCTCCTTCTCCGGCGTCATCGGCCACTTACCGGAGAACATGTTCGCCAATTGTCCCAGTCTTGAATACGTCAATCTTGCCTTCAACAACATCACTGGATTTTTACCGGAGAATCTCTTCCTCCACATTGATAAGCTGAAATATCTCGATCTATCCTACAACAACGTCTCCGGCGCCATCTCCGGTTTGAAGATTGAAAAATGCAGCTCCCTTTCTCACCTTGATTGGTCCGGGAATCAGATTTCCGGATCGCTACCGCCGTCCTTCTCCAATTGCACCAGCCTCGTGGAGTTGATTCTGCCGGAGAATTTCCTCTCAGGCGAAATCCCCTCTGCTTTTGGCGCGCTGAAAAATTTACAAACCCTAGACCTCTCTCACAATCGCCTCACTGGCTGGATTCCGCCGGAGCTCGGCAACACGTGCGCCTCCCTCACCGACCTCAAGCTCTCCAAAAACAACATCACCGGATCGATCCCCGCCTCCTTCGCGTCGTGCTCGTCTCTCCAAACGCTCGACCTCTCCAACAATAATTTGACCGGACCTTTCCCTGATTCGATTCTCGAAAAGTTAACATCTCTGGAGATCCTCCTCCTCAGCGGCAATTGGATTTCCGGTGAATTTCCGGCGTCAATTTCCTTCTGCAAGAACCTAAAGGTGGCGGATTTCAGCTCCAACAAGTTGTCAGGGATCATCCCGCCGGATATATGCCCAGGCGCCGCCTCGCTGGAAGAGCTCCGGGCGCCGGATAATCTCCTCTACGGCCCGATCCCGGGCCAATTGTCTCAGTGCTCACAGCTGAAGATAATCGACTTCAGCATCAATTACATTAACGGATCAATTCCAAATGAATTAGGAAATCTGGAGAATCTGGAGCAGCTGATAGCATGGTACAATGGCTTGGAAGGAAGCATACCGCCGGAGCTGGGGAAATGCAAGAAGCTGAAGAATCTGATCTTAAACAACAATCATTTAAGCGGCAAAATCCCTACGGAAATCTTCAATTGCGCTAACATAGAGTGGATTTCCCTCACCAGCAACGCCCTCACCGGCGAAATCCCCAAGGAATTCGGTTCATTATCTCGCCTAGCCGTTCTGCAACTCGCAAGCAACAGCTTAAGCGGGAAGATTCCGAACGAGTTAGCGAGCTGCACCAGTTTAATATGGCTAGACCTCAACAGCAACCAATTAAGCGGCGAGATCCCGCCGCGGCTAGGGCGACAGGTCGGGTCGAAGGCGCTCACCGGAATTCTATCAGGAAACACACTAGTCTTCGTCAGGAACGTAGGGAACTCGTGCAGAGGAGTCGGAGGCCTTCTCGAATTCGCCGGAATCCGCCCCGAGCGGCTGCTGCAGGTTCCCTCGCTCAAGACCTGCGATTTCACCAGGCTCTACTCCGGCCCTGTTTTGAGTCTCTTCACGCGGTATCAGACGCTCGAGTATCTCGATCTCTCTTACAATCAGCTCCGCGGCAAAATTCCAGATGCGTTTGGGGAGATGATAGCTCTACAGGTTCTGGTCATATCGCACAACCAGTTATCCGGCGAGATTCCGGCGACGCTAGGGCAGCTCAAGGATCTCGGCGTGTTCGACGCTTCGCACAACAGACTGCAGGGGCATATTCCGGAGTCCTTCTCGATGCTGTCCTTCTTGGTGCAGATTGATCTGTCTTATAACGAGCTCACCGGCCAGATTCCGCAGAGAGGGCAGCTGAGCACTCTTCCGGCGAGCCAGTACGCTAACAATCCCGGCCTCTGCGGCGTCCCGTTGCAGGAATGCCAGTACACTCAAGCCTCTTCCAATCCGGACGACGACGAACAGGGGCGGAAGAGCGGGAGGAGTTCCCCGTGGGGTAACAGCGTGGTGATGGGGATACTGATATCCGTAGCCGCCGTGTGCATCATGATCGTGTGGGCCATCGCGGTCAGGGCGCGGCGGAGGGAGGCGGAGGGGGTGAAGATGCTGAGCAGCCTTCAGGCCTCGTACGCCGCCACCACGTGGAAGATCGACAAGGAGAGGGAGCCCCTCAGCATCAACGTCGCCACGTTCCAGCGCCAGCTGAGGAAGCTCAAATTCTCCCAGCTGATCGAGGCCACCAACGGCTTCTCCGCTGCTAGCATGATCGGCTCCGGCGGCTTCGGGGAGGTGTTCAAGGCCACGCTCAAGGACGGCTCCAGCGTGGCCATAAAGAAACTCATCCGCCTCAGCTGCCAAGGCGACAGGGAGTTCATGGCAGAGATGGAAACGCTAGGGAAAATCAAGCACAAGAATCTAGTCCCTCTGCTAGGCTACTgcaaaattggagaggaaaggcTTCTCGTGTACGAGTTCATGGATCACGGCAGCTTGGAGGAGATGCTCCACGGGCGGTCGAGGAGGAAGGAAGGAGGCGGCGGTGGTAGGTTGCTGAGGtgggaggagaggaagaagatcgcGAGGGGGGCGGGGAAGGGGCTCTGTTTCCTCCACCACAACTGCATCCCGCATATCATCCACCGCGACATGAAGTCGAGCAACGTGCTGCTGGACAACGAGATGGAGGCGCGGGTGTCCGACTTTGGGATGGCGCGGCTGATCAGCGCGCTGGACACGCACCTGAGCGTGAGTACCCTGGCGGGGACGCCAGGGTACGTGCCACCTGAGTACTACCAGAGCTTCAGGTGCACGTCGAGGGGTGACGTGTACTCGTTCGGGGTGATCCTGCTGGAGCTGCTGACGGGGAAGAGGCCGACAGATAAGGAGGACTTCGGGGACACGAATCTGGTGGGGTGGGTGAAGGGGAAGGTGAGGGAAGGGAAGGGGATGGAGGTGATCGATGCGGAGCTGAACAAGGCCACGGATGAGGACGAGGCAGAGCAGGTGAAGGAGATGGTGAAGTACTTGGAGATCTCGCTGCAATGTGTGGACGACTTCCCCTCCAAGCGCCCTAATATGCTGCAGGTTGTGGCCATGCTCAGGGACCTTGGATCTGCTCCCAATAGTGCTTGATCATATCATCTTCACCTCTCTTTCTCATAAACTGTAATATCACCTTTTTCTGTCAAACTACATGGCTGTAAACTACATGTAATTGTAGAGTATGGGCTGGCTTCTCAGTTCTCAGTTTTGTCCAAGCCATATGGAGCAATATATATGTGCTGGCAGTGCTGCCCTCTTACTTGATATCAGTTctctagtagtagtagtaatttaaaCTGTCTCATGGAATACATATTGCCGAATCTATATATAGAGGTCATAAGCATAGCACAATATGATGTTCATCAAACACAATAATTAGGCACGAAACACATGAGAAATTTAGGGccatatttttaaatatttgcaTTGTTGTTTTATATCTCATGTCCTATCaaaagttaaatttttttttggccACGAGTTTTAAGAGATCGATGTTTAAAAAGTTAAGTACGTAGAGTAACATAAATGAGACTAAATCCGTTTTTCCTTTTCATTCGAGAATATGACCATCttgagtgggatggagggagtatattctaTATTGCTGCTGCGCTTCACAACATATTGTGAACGAAGTGCAACACAATTGTACCGATAGCAATTTACATTCAAcaaaatacttttatttatttttttgtggttgaatcatatttttgtaacaaaatatttttgttttatcgtactatattttttctcttctctccttGAAATGAAATACCTCAActaatttgaaaaatgaaaaatttatgTTGTTTTGCTCCACAAAAGTTAGGTAATCTGATCTATATGGGCAATTTTAAACATATGTAGGGGTTGATACATATTTTACAGGAAGTTGGGGTGCTAATTTAATAAACGGACGAAAGTTGTTGCCTGAAAAAATAATCCCAgataagaaaaaggaaaaagaaaggaatatgatgatgaaaaaagaaaagaaaaatagtgTGGGAAATTTGAACAATTGCTGCAAAGTAAAACTCAACAATGGCGATGCAGACGGGCGTAGCTGCTTCTAAGGTCCTCATCCTCGTCGGCGCAggttctctctccctctctcctaTCACTTCGTTAGCGGGCGcagtttaatttaattttgcgGACAGAGTTACTTtgattctatttattttttctttggaTGATCAAATTGAATTGGTTGTGTGTGAAAGTTCAAAATTGATATTGAATCCTATTTAGATGGTTACAATTGACTTTGAGCTTGAAGTTTGTTTGATGATCATATCTCGTTGGTATActaaatactcctattaaacAAAATCATCAGTATTAACCTTTTATCCCCTTTTGTCTGCCATTTAGTGGAGTTCGGAAATAAGCGGAGTGATGTTTGAGATTGAATAATTGGAAACCTTAGACTATTTTAGGAGTAGTTATTAGAGCAAAAAGATACCTTCTTTGATTGTAACTCGGAAAATGGATTTCATGGAATTATTATTAACAACATCAGTGCAGGCTCTCAAGTTCAGCTTAGAAGTTTATCAAACATGTAATTGGCTATATGGTATTCTACCTTTTTGGAAACTTCATTTGTCTTGAGAAATTCTGTGGTTCTCAACACATCATGGCAACATGGTAATTGGCTCTGAATATAAGGACATAAGATTACTATTGGCTTGACTTAATCATGAAAAAGATTAGCATGTGTTTGAATAATGACACTTATCagccaaaaatgaaaatgttatCTTTCATCTGGTCTGATGTATGGTTGTTTGGACATATTTAGAGTTTAAGATCACTGAACATTTCAAAAAAATGGGGTAACAAGTCTTACAaattacttggatatgaacaggTGTTACTGGATCAGTCATCTTGAGGAGTGGACATTTGTCTGAATTGATTTCCCATCTTCAGGAGTTGATAGCTAGGATAAATGAAGCTGAAACGGCACCTGGGAAATATGACGCCGCTCTTCTCGCTGCTCAGGTAAGATAGGATCCATTATGTGCTTCCCCAGTCCAATTCATTGTTgatcattctagattttataagaataaaaaagaaatatatttgCTGATTCTGCACCCCTCAGTTCTACCTTGGGTGTATAGTTTTTCAAGAATACTAAAGCATCATAGTTACTGATCTTGAAAATTTACATTCAATCTGATGGATTTCTTTATATACCTAGGGCTTAGCCATGTCTTGCAAGGAGCTGTGAAAATAATATTTGCATAATGTTTGATTATTTATGGTTGCATAGTTCTATTTGGTTTAACATGGGTAGGCAGGAGGTGAGGAAGTTTCTTAAAGCTCAAACTTTGCCACATcgatgtttaattttttttccaagagttgtagGTATAGTCCTTTCAGAAGCTTGTCCTCCTACTCAAAAGACAACTAACATAGTACATATTAATGATCAATTGGTAAAGCtctctaattaattaagttgGTACATAAATAATAGGTATAGGTACCGTACCTCTGTATATTGCTACTTATTACGAGAAAAATGTCAACATGGAGTCTGTAATCAAAGTTTGCCAAAGAATCCAGATTTCCTATACTAAGAACATATAATGCCTGGATGGCTGTGTGCTTCGTTGTATGTTGATGATTTTGGCTGAACAAGTATATGCAGTTCTGGACACTGTAACTTACAAAGATAATGATATCGATTACTAGGAATGGAAAGGATGGTGATTGGATCCAAGTGATTGCTGATTTCTAGGCATATTGCATTATCTTTGATTTAGTTTTTAAATTAAGAAAGTTAGGATTTCATGGGATTTGAATAAATTAGGGATTGAttgaataattgaattaattagaGCAAATTTGGTGGGATTATTGTCTACTGCACTCCTATATATTCCATAGGGGAGTTTGAAGAATGTATCCAGAGAGATCAAAGCTATTAGACGGTGAAAACCGAGGCTTCGGTGAGAGGattattatctattttatttccaaGTTCTGTTggttcttgtttacaaaagctTGAGAGTTATTTTCTGTTCTTTATCCTTGAGTTGTTTATCCATTAGTTATTACTGTCTTATCACTCCATAACAGATAAGGCTAAAATATGTCCAATActtaattttttgtttcttaCGATATTTAGGAGGTATTCACTGCTTTACTTTATAAAGTTGAAAGACAAACATACAAAAGATTATAAACAAAACAATGTTCTTTAAGTAAGTGCAATGGAAGCTATCAAATCAAAAGATACTATGGTTGTTGTATTCCAAAACCTGATGAATCACACACGATTACCAGATTCTTTTGGGCATCAAAATACGTAAACTTTCGGAAGAAAAATGTCCAGCATGCAGAAAACCATGTTTATGCCTCCAAAACCCTAAAACACGGAAATAAATGGAAAATTTCAAAATGGCCTCTATAGTAGTGGTAAATAAACTTCTGATCCCCAAACTAGCTTTCTGACAATGTATTTTGGGCTCAAAACTGGAAATTTTTGGCAAGCCCGGACAACGACGCTTAGATCTCTAAAGATCTCTTCTAGTTGAAAATATACTTTAAACCAAGTGCAAAGTTATTGGCCTCTAGAAGAGGACCTCACCATGGTTCATGATCCATTGAATGATTCAATCTAGAAGTATATTGTGCAACCCGCATCAGAATTGTGGCCTCAGCTGCACAAGAGTTGGAATATTTGATGCCGTGTTTggttttatttctttccttttggGGTCAAGTTATTCTTGGAGAATTACCTTACAGTGTGGTGTAACAATTAGTAAAGACTAAAGAGTAAATATCTTCGTATATTTTTCATAGGCAAGTGTATATATGCTTGGGTGATATTTTTTACTAGGGAAGTAGGGATGTCTAGCCTTGTATTATTGTTTTTATGTGGTTAGTGGAGGTTATTTTAGATCCATAGATATCTTGTAAAGAATGACTTATAGACTTATAGTTAGCAGCATATTATAGAATattgtattttaaaatatactccctccgtcccacttctAAGtgatacatttttcttttttggatgtCCCAGTCTAATTGGCACATTTCCCTAAAACGAAGcatctttatctctactttcttctttctccactcaactcacaaaacaaaacatcataaaatcccgtgctatataggagtatatgatAATTTATCTGTTGCAGTTACTACTCTTGCACAGAATGACTTCCTGTTTGATATTTATATGCTTCAAAAATATGCTACAATTCATTCAGATTTACTTTGTTTAATGGTTAATTGTCTGCCTTCAGGTTCGTCAATTGGCTAAAGAGATCAAGGAGTTGAGTTTATCCAATCCAGTTACCATCTTTAATGGGAATACATCATCATCTGGTATGTGTGGTTTTCTTCGACTCAGTTCCtactctttctttctttttttctctctcctttctTTTTTCCCTATACTCTTAAAAACTTCATGTTTTCTTTGTTATGTTTTGGGTAATAATTTTACACGAACTCCAACCAAAGAAGAAAAAGTTACAATTTTCAAAGTATATATAAGTGATATTTCTCTTTTCGGTAACGAACTATCTAGCCAAATTTTAGGGTTTGGATAGAAAAAAGGTGCTTGGAATAATCATTGCTCACTAACATAGGCTACTATTAGATGACATGCCAGATCATAATATTTTGGACCTACACCTCCATTGATTGGTCCTTAAGCTACAACAGGTTCTCAAATGCTTAATGAAATTTATTATTCAGATATTTTATCAAGAAGCACAGAACTGAGTGCTGAAATTATGTTGAAAGTCACCTTCATCAAGTGTAGGGTCTGTAGACCACAGGAATTTTCAGCAGCCTGCAGCTTCATGCTCTTTGTAAGAAGAAATAGTTACTCGTAAACTGATAAAACCTGAGGAATAATTAATTGGAATTTCAGAGCATTTACCGATCCAAATTCAAATAAGAACATTTCAGTCAATGGACTTTGTATTTCCTCTCCATTGAACACAGTATACTGCAGAAACATTGACTTCTCTCATAGACATTAGTTACAATGGCTACCTTGACCAGGTCTTACATTTTCAGCatcatttgttttattttgatgGCTAAGAATCTTACTTTTTCTTTGGTTCCACAGGAAGTTATGCTTCATATATACTTCCTGCAGCAGCTGCCGGTGCCATGGGCTACTGTTACATGTGGTGGAAGGCAAGATTCAATATTGACACTTGAGCCCATTTAGCCTATTGGATTACTTCATTAAGGGTTACCCTTCCGTATGCCATGATTATGCTTGCACTTTTATGTTATTGATTTACTTTTCATCATTTAGTTTTATCCCCCCCTGTAAATTAATAACTATAGGAATGGcagaaaatataataatttggaAGTGTTCTTCACAATTTCAAGCATAGCTAAAGGAAAAAACCATCTGAATAGCTTCTAAGACAGAAATATAACCTGATCATCGGCTTTTATAGGTTGATTAAAGATTCGTCTGTTGTTTATACTTCGACCTCTTTCTTGATGCAGGGATGGTCATTCTCTGATATGATGTATGTTACCAAGCATAATATGGCAAATGCTGTTGCATCTGTGTCAAAGCAGTTAGATAATGTTACTGACACATTGGCTGTAAGTAAATCACGAGGAGATATAAAGAATGTTTTACTATCCCCACCAAATGTATTGTTTCCTTAACAACCTTTTGTATCTACCTTTGCAGTCAACAAAGAGGCATTTAACAAAGAGACTGGAAAACCTAGATTGGAAAGTAGATGAGCAGAGGGAGATTTCCAAACTTATCGCCAATGATGtatgcttcttcttctttttttcgcCCTTAGCTAACACTTTTACTCGGATAAAAAATGCTATGGGTTTTAGATCACTTAGTGTTTGTCAATATTAATGAATTTCCATTAATGAGCTAAGGATGCTAGTGCTGAATTGATGAGAAGCTTTCAATGTAAATTATTTTCAATCTCTGATTACTGCTTGACTCAGTTAATAAACTCCGTATGTCACTACTGGGTAACTTCTACATGGATATACTCATACCCTATCAGGAATGCACTTCTTCATTGTCGATATGATTTATActttcttgattttgtttctttcaCCAGCTGAATTTGCCAATGATAGTTATGGGCATATAATTCCACCAGATAAGGTGTACAATCTCTAATACTTTGCTTATGCTGTAGGTATCTGATGTGAGATCCAATCTTAACCAGATAGGGTGTGACATTGGCTTGATCCATGAGATGGTATCTGGCTTGGTAAGTAATTATAGTTTCTTGACTACATCATTTTTAGCTTTTAAGATGAGATGATCGGACTAATTACGTGTTGGACTCCCCCGTTGCTCAACTTGTAGGAAGGAAAACTTGATCTACTTGAAAGCAAGCAGGTAAATTCGTAACTTTTGATTTTATGTCACTTTGTAAAAAAGAGTTTCCAGCTTGGTTGGGATGGCCTGTTGATATGCCCAGTGGACAGGATATGACAAATTCTGGTTTATGGTATCTATGCCAAGTGGCCGATAATATTAAAGATGGGCAGACTTCTAAAGTCATCCAGGTTAGCAGTCTTAACCTTTTCCTATGTTTGTTTGTCATCCGATTTTTTAGTTTTTGAGAAAGTCTCTTTGCCTGAAATAATCTTTATGCAATTCTGTTGACTAAGATCTACAATATAATGTGACAGGATGTTGGAGCAAAGctaattgaaaataaaactataaTTCCAGAGAGTGAGCGCACAAAGGTGAGTGAGACGAATACTTCTCTACTGCAGGGGGTATAGTTTATATGGCTAACAAATGTGCATGCGTACCCTATGCAGGGGCTTCAGTTCTTCATAGGAACTGATGAATCAAGTGTGCTACAGAAAACAACTTCAGTTGTTGATGGAAAAGATGCTACAGATGTTGCTCCCGGAAAGGTGGTCCATTCCACAAAAACGAGGATCCACCGGTCTTATCCTGTTGGTTTATCGTTTGCTCGGGATTTTGTGAGCTAAGTTCAtgattctgtcacgaccgcattttctaaggatagaaaacacagttgatcgcgactaggggaggattaaagaagcggggaaagaaataaggggaaaaataaaatcaagcattggttgcgagacatgactaattaaatgctgatacatagaagaaagatactcgatcatgaagactcgagtaattgtttgaaaaaaatttcaaaatattagagttttgaacaaaatagacttgagtcttttaaaatgcacaacggaagcaaatgaacgcggttccatgtatgaagacatgaacctccgagagtcaaaatctaactgaattaaatgtcttgtctcaatagcacttcctccaccacttcgctgctcaacctgcacatttagaaatatatgcagggttgagtacaaaaagtactcagtgaacacattgccgaaaattacacatatacatttgaaaatattgtcaagccatcatcacagtaacactcggggtgttgttgaaaagacccgagcttactaaaaatatcacattggactgcagtccctttttcctgtacttagccatatctgatcacattgtgccgtcgagatggtgttctcgcacggtcaccttctctgcccatcatgtcagaggtatccttgtgccgggaaggtggccaccttcctcggtcaccttctctgccgttcacggtcagaggttcccagtagggacaccaccctaccaggactcaaaatcgaatcgattcacatatatcatcattcataattcacttggccttaaccaaacagataggcatcatacacaaaaacatttatggcaagacaacatctttaaaaatcacgaacatgtgttcaagttttcataaaataaaatttgtatttttagtataagaaagctcaccttgatcgcttagtttccttaacttgaatctttcgttccgactttacttgcgaacaaaacctttttgaaaacttcatgatataataatacactaattagaATCAAAGACAAAtctacttaaattagaatgcatgcctcATAATAATTCTCATTTTCTTACTTCACTTATCTTTAAGAAATTTCTTAAACTCATATATTATTTGATGCGTCTTCATTCACTATTCGGGCTTCGATTAAATTGGATCTATGTATCTTTTTACTTTGAAAATTTTACTCTTAACCAAAActctaaaataaattgaaagatcaattattttcgcTAGTTATATTAATGGaagaaatcataaaaaattaattaaagatttaattaatgaaatCTTATTTTAAAACTTAGGCTAAAAGTTAATATAAATTTTTGCTTTCAAAAGATATCATTCTCTATTTCTTTTAGCCCAAAAATAGTTAAATTTCGAAATAGGCTTAATATTTCCTATGCATTGCAGCCCCAAAATAATTTGAGGTAGTTGGGCTCTCATTTGTAGTTGGGCTCAATTAATTGTATAACCCATTTAATAAATTCATGAGCCCAAATTTAGAAAACCCACATTCAAAATACCCTACTATTGTCTTCCTCTATCATTTCATCAATTACGCAGCAGCCTCTCCTCTCTCACTTGGACTCCGCCGCCACCAGCCTCTCCGCCGCCGCTCGCCAGCGCCAGCCTCAGCACCACCGCCCGCCGCcgtctcctctctcttctcccccctttctctctttcactcttctctccctctcaccGCCGGCATGCAGAGGCAGCGGCTTCGCCGCCCTCCTCCGGCAGTCCGGCCGTCTCCGGACAACAGAACGGTGCTCCCTTCCTcctcgtctctctctctcttcgccGTACCGTCGCCACCACCGCTGCGGATCCGCCTCAGCTGCCGTCGCCGAGAGCTTCCCCAGCCGCCGTCCACTTCCTCCAGTTGATAAGAAATTCATCCTAGTTTCTCTAAATTCTTACTTTGttaatttatacatatataaggATCTTGGTGTTTGAAACATGTAGATGGGTGAAAGTTACGATTTTGGTGGTCGATTTGGGGTTATGGAACTGTTTTTATCGACGACGGAGTGCCGAAGCTTGCTGCCGGAAGTCCGACAGATTCATCTTCTAAGATAAGTATTACTAGCTGTCCTTTGTTAGTTCTATTGTTCAACAGTTTGGGGAAAAACTTGGTTTTAGCTTGCTACTTGTAAGTTTTGGTGAAATTTGGAGCATTTGTTGTGTTATTGAGAGTCTTAGATGTAATATGTGGTATGGTGGTGCCTAGCATGTGTGTTTCCATTTTCATTCCTACTGTAAATGGATGTATATGcataaagaaaatgaaaggAGGCTTGTGGTTACCTTTTTGATGTGGG from Salvia splendens isolate huo1 chromosome 15, SspV2, whole genome shotgun sequence encodes the following:
- the LOC121766333 gene encoding serine/threonine-protein kinase BRI1-like 2, which translates into the protein MKMFLPHLALLLLLTAATTAAPTSSQTDKLALLSFKKMIQQDPDGALSDWQRTRDPCTFHGVTCNDHRRVTALDLAQSNLVGQISFSPLSSLDMLLSLNLSANSFVVNANSSLLQIPYSVKELELSFSGVIGHLPENMFANCPSLEYVNLAFNNITGFLPENLFLHIDKLKYLDLSYNNVSGAISGLKIEKCSSLSHLDWSGNQISGSLPPSFSNCTSLVELILPENFLSGEIPSAFGALKNLQTLDLSHNRLTGWIPPELGNTCASLTDLKLSKNNITGSIPASFASCSSLQTLDLSNNNLTGPFPDSILEKLTSLEILLLSGNWISGEFPASISFCKNLKVADFSSNKLSGIIPPDICPGAASLEELRAPDNLLYGPIPGQLSQCSQLKIIDFSINYINGSIPNELGNLENLEQLIAWYNGLEGSIPPELGKCKKLKNLILNNNHLSGKIPTEIFNCANIEWISLTSNALTGEIPKEFGSLSRLAVLQLASNSLSGKIPNELASCTSLIWLDLNSNQLSGEIPPRLGRQVGSKALTGILSGNTLVFVRNVGNSCRGVGGLLEFAGIRPERLLQVPSLKTCDFTRLYSGPVLSLFTRYQTLEYLDLSYNQLRGKIPDAFGEMIALQVLVISHNQLSGEIPATLGQLKDLGVFDASHNRLQGHIPESFSMLSFLVQIDLSYNELTGQIPQRGQLSTLPASQYANNPGLCGVPLQECQYTQASSNPDDDEQGRKSGRSSPWGNSVVMGILISVAAVCIMIVWAIAVRARRREAEGVKMLSSLQASYAATTWKIDKEREPLSINVATFQRQLRKLKFSQLIEATNGFSAASMIGSGGFGEVFKATLKDGSSVAIKKLIRLSCQGDREFMAEMETLGKIKHKNLVPLLGYCKIGEERLLVYEFMDHGSLEEMLHGRSRRKEGGGGGRLLRWEERKKIARGAGKGLCFLHHNCIPHIIHRDMKSSNVLLDNEMEARVSDFGMARLISALDTHLSVSTLAGTPGYVPPEYYQSFRCTSRGDVYSFGVILLELLTGKRPTDKEDFGDTNLVGWVKGKVREGKGMEVIDAELNKATDEDEAEQVKEMVKYLEISLQCVDDFPSKRPNMLQVVAMLRDLGSAPNSA
- the LOC121768120 gene encoding uncharacterized protein LOC121768120, which translates into the protein MAMQTGVAASKVLILVGAGVTGSVILRSGHLSELISHLQELIARINEAETAPGKYDAALLAAQVRQLAKEIKELSLSNPVTIFNGNTSSSGSYASYILPAAAAGAMGYCYMWWKGWSFSDMMYVTKHNMANAVASVSKQLDNVTDTLASTKRHLTKRLENLDWKVDEQREISKLIANDVSDVRSNLNQIGCDIGLIHEMVSGLEGKLDLLESKQDMTNSGLWYLCQVADNIKDGQTSKVIQDVGAKLIENKTIIPESERTKGLQFFIGTDESSVLQKTTSVVDGKDATDVAPGKVVHSTKTRIHRSYPVGLSFARDFVS